A genomic segment from Neobacillus sp. YX16 encodes:
- a CDS encoding ABC transporter ATP-binding protein, which translates to MKVEKLNKSFKAIHVLKDATIELQPGERHVIIGPNGAGKTTFINCLYGTLKFESGDVFLEGKSIKDVPSHERVQLGVARTFQKNNLFNDLTVEENIYLAILSEKPYKMKFFKGLSEYFDIKKESKEMLLQWEMQDRRNVKVKNLSYGEQRVLEIMLALCANPKILLLDEPTSGMSPSETVRTTELIKKIPRSVTLLMIEHDMEVVFSTADRITVLHHGETILSGTPEEVRGNEMIQEIYFGGGARNHA; encoded by the coding sequence ATGAAAGTGGAAAAGCTAAATAAATCCTTTAAAGCTATCCATGTCTTAAAAGACGCGACCATAGAATTGCAGCCAGGTGAACGCCATGTCATTATCGGGCCTAATGGTGCCGGAAAAACCACTTTTATCAATTGTCTCTATGGAACGCTCAAGTTTGAGTCTGGGGATGTTTTTTTAGAAGGAAAATCGATTAAGGATGTACCATCACATGAACGTGTTCAATTAGGGGTGGCAAGAACATTTCAAAAAAATAATTTGTTCAATGATTTGACGGTTGAAGAAAATATTTACTTAGCAATTCTATCTGAAAAGCCATATAAGATGAAATTTTTCAAAGGGTTATCTGAGTATTTTGATATAAAAAAAGAATCAAAAGAGATGTTACTCCAATGGGAAATGCAGGATAGAAGAAATGTAAAAGTAAAAAATTTGTCCTATGGTGAACAACGGGTTCTAGAAATTATGTTAGCCCTTTGTGCGAATCCAAAAATCCTGCTTTTAGATGAACCTACATCTGGTATGTCACCATCCGAAACAGTGAGGACGACAGAATTAATTAAAAAGATACCTCGTTCTGTTACATTATTAATGATTGAACACGATATGGAGGTTGTATTTAGTACTGCTGATCGGATAACGGTTTTACATCATGGAGAAACGATTCTATCAGGCACTCCAGAAGAAGTTCGCGGGAATGAAATGATTCAAGAAATATACTTTGGTGGAGGTGCCCGAAACCATGCTTAG
- a CDS encoding ABC transporter ATP-binding protein produces MLSLEDVHTYYGNSHILQGVNFTVSEGECVALLGRNGAGKTTTIHTISGLTPSKKGKIRFKNHSIEGLPANKISKMHMALVPQGRRVFSSLTVKENLLMPSRSIKHIEKGLKYWTIEEVYELFPALKLREQNMGNELSGGQQQMLAIGRALITNPQLILMDEPSEGLAPVIIDQITDILRELKKTGLSILVVEQNLRLACDVADRVLVMNKGHIVWEGTPDVLLNSDEILHKYLGV; encoded by the coding sequence ATGCTTAGTTTAGAAGATGTTCACACGTATTATGGAAATAGCCATATTTTACAAGGGGTTAATTTCACTGTTTCTGAAGGTGAGTGTGTTGCACTTTTAGGACGAAATGGCGCGGGTAAGACGACAACGATTCACACTATTTCCGGTTTAACACCATCGAAAAAAGGAAAGATTCGCTTTAAGAATCATTCTATAGAAGGTTTACCAGCAAATAAAATCTCAAAAATGCATATGGCATTAGTTCCACAGGGCAGAAGGGTCTTTTCATCTCTTACCGTAAAAGAAAACCTCCTAATGCCAAGCCGGTCTATAAAACATATAGAAAAAGGCTTGAAATATTGGACAATTGAAGAGGTATATGAATTGTTCCCAGCGTTAAAGCTAAGAGAACAAAATATGGGTAATGAGTTATCGGGCGGCCAGCAGCAAATGTTGGCAATCGGAAGAGCATTAATAACCAATCCACAGCTAATCCTAATGGATGAACCTTCAGAAGGTCTTGCTCCTGTTATTATTGATCAAATAACAGACATACTTAGGGAATTGAAAAAGACAGGCTTATCGATACTTGTTGTTGAGCAAAATTTAAGGCTTGCTTGTGATGTAGCGGACCGGGTGTTGGTCATGAATAAAGGGCATATTGTTTGGGAAGGTACCCCTGATGTGCTATTAAATAGTGATGAAATTCTTCACAAATACCTTGGAGTATAA
- a CDS encoding GntR family transcriptional regulator: MEKQQYHFERELERYSSKPLREAIFLIVKNAIIEGKLLPGDRVTEDDLANKCNCSRTPVREALRKLEQEGLLMVKPGIGMEIAPINFELLKQEFEIREVLEAFAVAKACELITEDGIRELEWSTEKMIKTLKTNDFIRGTHLNIEFHQMIYSYSGNYFMKKFTDSLWLSMRISFLSIQGEGTVRPFDSAWYKERTNEHLQLIEAFRERDKEKAVQTIKKHVNENYIHHTTFMEYL; the protein is encoded by the coding sequence ATGGAGAAACAGCAATATCATTTTGAAAGAGAGTTAGAACGCTATTCATCAAAACCACTGCGTGAGGCAATCTTTCTTATTGTGAAAAATGCAATTATTGAAGGGAAATTATTGCCAGGAGATCGAGTTACGGAAGATGATTTGGCTAATAAGTGTAACTGTAGCCGTACTCCTGTACGAGAAGCATTAAGAAAGTTAGAGCAAGAAGGGTTGTTGATGGTAAAACCCGGAATAGGAATGGAAATAGCTCCGATTAACTTTGAATTGTTAAAACAAGAATTTGAAATTAGAGAAGTTCTAGAAGCATTTGCTGTTGCAAAAGCTTGCGAATTGATAACAGAAGACGGGATAAGAGAATTAGAATGGTCCACTGAGAAAATGATCAAAACCTTAAAAACGAATGACTTTATTAGGGGTACTCATTTGAATATTGAATTTCATCAGATGATTTATTCTTATTCTGGAAACTATTTTATGAAGAAGTTTACAGACTCATTATGGCTTTCAATGCGGATTTCATTTTTATCAATACAAGGTGAAGGGACTGTACGCCCATTTGATTCAGCTTGGTATAAGGAGCGGACAAATGAACATCTCCAGTTGATTGAAGCATTTCGTGAAAGGGATAAAGAGAAAGCGGTTCAAACAATCAAAAAGCATGTAAATGAAAATTATATCCATCATACAACCTTTATGGAATATCTTTAA